The following proteins come from a genomic window of Pedosphaera parvula Ellin514:
- a CDS encoding hybrid sensor histidine kinase/response regulator: MKRILVIDDEEWLREMIQLALRQKGYEVVEAENGAVGIEKARKILPDLILCDVNMEKVDGYRTLSSLRSEASTAAIPFILMTGLADNAGMRHGMELGADDYLPKPFTIDALYAAVEARLKKSQALRDEAEKKLADLRDNISMMLPHELRTPLNGILAYGEILAADAASLQPAEIAEMGQIIHESGKRLERLIENFLIYSQIELIGADPQRASALRKKQTAFPRKIVETRAALQAEATGRSADLKLDLSDKPVAISEDYLTKIADELIHNAFKFSKAGTPIQISLFPSELDLTLSIADHGRGLGTEHVRRVGAYMQFERKMHEQQGLGLGLVIAKRLTELHGGSLIIQSEQGVGTTVIVRLPLAMPA, encoded by the coding sequence ATGAAAAGAATCCTGGTTATCGACGATGAAGAGTGGTTGCGGGAGATGATCCAGCTCGCGTTGCGGCAAAAGGGCTATGAAGTTGTCGAGGCCGAGAATGGAGCGGTGGGAATCGAGAAGGCACGCAAAATTTTGCCAGACCTGATCCTTTGCGACGTCAATATGGAGAAGGTGGATGGCTACCGCACGTTATCATCGTTACGGAGTGAAGCGAGCACCGCGGCGATACCATTTATCCTGATGACGGGTCTGGCGGATAATGCTGGGATGCGTCACGGCATGGAACTGGGTGCCGATGATTATTTGCCCAAGCCTTTCACCATTGATGCCCTTTATGCAGCGGTGGAAGCGCGCCTTAAGAAATCCCAGGCGTTGCGCGATGAGGCTGAGAAGAAATTGGCGGACTTGCGCGATAATATCAGCATGATGCTGCCGCATGAATTGCGGACGCCGCTGAATGGTATTCTGGCCTATGGTGAGATTCTGGCGGCTGATGCTGCATCATTGCAACCGGCCGAGATTGCCGAGATGGGACAGATTATTCATGAATCCGGCAAGCGGTTGGAACGCCTGATCGAAAACTTTTTAATTTATTCGCAAATCGAACTGATCGGCGCCGATCCCCAAAGGGCCAGTGCCTTGCGCAAGAAACAGACTGCATTTCCCCGCAAAATTGTGGAGACTCGGGCGGCATTGCAGGCCGAAGCGACCGGGCGTTCCGCTGATTTGAAACTCGATCTAAGCGACAAACCGGTTGCCATTTCGGAGGATTATCTCACCAAGATTGCCGATGAGTTGATTCATAATGCGTTTAAGTTTTCCAAAGCCGGGACGCCGATTCAGATTTCACTTTTCCCTTCCGAACTCGATTTGACGCTTTCGATTGCAGACCATGGTCGGGGGTTGGGGACGGAACATGTCCGCAGAGTTGGGGCTTACATGCAATTTGAGCGCAAGATGCATGAGCAACAAGGGCTGGGTTTGGGGCTTGTGATTGCGAAGCGGTTAACCGAACTGCACGGTGGAAGTCTCATAATCCAAAGCGAACAAGGCGTAGGCACCACCGTGATTGTGCGCCTGCCTTTGGCCATGCCTGCATAA
- a CDS encoding glycosyltransferase family 9 protein — MARSQGKILVIRGGAIGDFILTLPVLAALKQQFPAVHLEVLGYPNVAQLATYGNLVANVKAIEGRDLASFFARDGVLPTELIGYFGQFDIIISYLYDPDQIFETNVGRCSGAQFIAGPHRPDETQSLHATEVFLKPLERLAIFEADTVPRLEVSKAFETSTTTGRWLALHPGSGSDRKNWPEWKWVELIHHLVKSTHLNLMIVGGEAERERLPRLAQPVPATRLKLLQSVALPELAQWLASASGFVGHDSGISHLAAAVGVPSVILWGDTAEAVWSPRSKQITILRDQHGLKGLSLEVVINQVEQLLKKG, encoded by the coding sequence GTGGCGAGGTCCCAAGGTAAAATTTTGGTGATTCGAGGTGGAGCGATTGGTGATTTCATTTTGACGTTGCCTGTGTTGGCGGCGTTGAAACAGCAATTTCCGGCGGTGCATTTGGAGGTGTTGGGATATCCGAATGTGGCGCAACTGGCAACATACGGCAATTTAGTTGCAAATGTGAAAGCGATTGAAGGGAGAGATTTGGCGAGTTTTTTTGCGCGTGATGGAGTCCTTCCCACAGAGTTGATTGGTTACTTCGGTCAGTTCGACATCATCATCTCCTATTTGTATGATCCGGACCAAATCTTCGAGACAAACGTGGGACGTTGTTCGGGGGCGCAATTCATTGCCGGTCCGCATCGGCCCGACGAGACGCAGAGCCTGCACGCGACGGAGGTTTTCTTAAAACCTTTGGAACGCCTGGCGATTTTCGAAGCGGACACGGTTCCGAGGTTGGAGGTAAGCAAGGCATTCGAAACCAGCACCACAACGGGCCGCTGGCTGGCGTTGCATCCGGGCAGCGGGAGCGATAGAAAAAACTGGCCGGAGTGGAAATGGGTGGAATTAATCCATCACCTGGTGAAATCGACCCACTTAAATTTGATGATTGTAGGTGGTGAAGCAGAGCGGGAGCGGTTGCCGCGTTTGGCCCAGCCGGTTCCTGCCACGCGGTTGAAATTGTTGCAAAGCGTGGCGTTGCCGGAATTGGCACAATGGCTTGCCTCGGCAAGTGGATTCGTCGGACATGATTCGGGGATATCACATTTGGCCGCGGCGGTGGGAGTGCCATCCGTGATTTTGTGGGGTGATACTGCGGAGGCTGTTTGGAGTCCGCGCAGCAAACAGATTACGATCTTGCGCGACCAGCATGGGCTGAAGGGACTGTCGCTGGAGGTGGTCATCAATCAGGTGGAGCAGCTCCTGAAGAAGGGCTGA
- a CDS encoding dual specificity protein phosphatase family protein — MDWITDKIAIGNSLDAKNVELLKKEGVKSILSLDGTPAGIEPKELGVKRIVIRKLQDGLQNQPAEFLDAVNELKRLVVETGPVLVQCRAGRSRSVILVAAYFMRSLGISAREAIAKVAAKRKPGITPGIEKLLDHVVC, encoded by the coding sequence ATGGACTGGATTACCGACAAAATTGCAATTGGCAATTCTCTCGACGCCAAGAATGTTGAGCTCTTGAAGAAGGAAGGAGTGAAATCCATTTTGAGCCTGGATGGCACACCTGCGGGAATCGAGCCCAAGGAGTTGGGAGTTAAAAGGATTGTGATCCGGAAATTGCAGGATGGTCTGCAGAATCAACCGGCCGAGTTCCTGGACGCGGTAAACGAGTTGAAACGGTTGGTGGTGGAGACCGGGCCGGTGCTGGTTCAATGTCGCGCGGGGAGGAGTCGATCAGTCATCTTGGTGGCAGCTTACTTTATGAGATCCCTGGGAATATCTGCCAGGGAGGCCATTGCCAAAGTGGCTGCAAAGCGTAAGCCTGGAATTACGCCCGGCATCGAAAAATTATTAGATCATGTTGTGTGTTAA
- a CDS encoding TRAM domain-containing protein — protein QLAQEVKEERNARLLSLVNELAGHRYDRYVGEQVEILVEGESKKNSTRMMGRTRTNKIVVFDGSERHRGHLMDVKINRAGSFTLYGDPAIINMD, from the coding sequence GCAATTGGCGCAGGAAGTGAAGGAAGAACGGAATGCGCGGTTGTTGAGCCTGGTGAATGAGTTGGCGGGGCATCGCTATGATCGTTATGTGGGCGAGCAGGTGGAGATTTTGGTGGAGGGTGAGAGCAAGAAGAACTCGACGCGCATGATGGGGCGGACGCGGACGAACAAGATCGTGGTGTTCGACGGATCGGAGCGGCATCGTGGGCATTTGATGGATGTGAAGATCAACCGGGCGGGATCGTTCACGTTGTATGGCGACCCGGCGATCATCAACATGGATTAA